In the Bacillota bacterium genome, GCCGCTCGGCCCGGCGGCGGGCGGAGCGGGCGGTCCAGTGCGCCCAGGAGGAGATGCCGCCCGCATGAGGATGTACCAGGCCTTCCGCTTCGCGCTGGATCCTTCTCCTCGCGCGGCCAGGATGCTGGCGTCGCACGCCGGCGCGCGCCGCTTTGTCTTCAACTGGGGCCTTGCGCTTGTGAAGGAGCGCCTCGATGCCCGCCGCCGGGGCGAGGCGGTGGAGGTGCCCTGGACGCTTCCGGCCCTCCGCCGGGAGTGGAACCGGCAGAAGGAGGCTGTGGCCCCCTGGTGGCGGGAGAACTCGAAGGAGGCGTACTCCTCGGGACTCGAAGGCTTGGCGAGGGCGCTCCGGGCGTGGTCGGAGAGCCGGAGAGGACGGCGCAAAGGTCGCAGGGTGGGCTTCCCCCGCTTCCGAAAGAAGGGCCGTGGCCGGGAGTCGGTCGGCTTCACGACCGGCGCGATCCGGGTGGACGACAAAAGCCACGTCGTCCTGCCCAGGATCGGCCGGGTGCGGACGCACGAGCCGACGACGGCGCTCCTGGCGAGGATCGAGGCGGGGGAGGCCCGCATCCTGCGCGCCACCGTCTCCCGAGAGGGCGGGCGGTGGTTCGTGAGCTTCACCTGCGAGGTGGAGCGAGTTCCGGGCCGGCCCAAGTGGCCGGACGCCATCGTCGGGGTGGACACGGGGATCCGGCACCTGGCCGTTCTTTCGACGGGCGATAGCGTGCCGAACCCGCGGCCGCTGGAGAAGGCGCTCAGGAAGCTCGCCCGACTGAACCGGGAGCTGGCGCGGCGGAGACCGGGGAGCCGGAACCGGGAGGAGACGGGACGGCAGCTCACCCGGGCGCACGCGCTGGTGGCCCACATCCGCCGGGATGCCATGCACAAGCTGACGCACCATCTGGCTACCAGCTACGGGACGGTGGTCGTGGAGAAGCTCGGCGTCTCCGGCATGGCGCGGAACCGGCGCTTGGCACGGGCGCTCCACGACGCGGCGCTGGGCGAGCTGCGCCGACAGCTGGAGTACAAGTGCGCCTGGTATGGCTCGGAGCTGGTTGAGGCGGACCCGTTCTACCCCTCGTCCAAGCGCTGTTCGCGGTGCGGGTCGGTCAAAGAACACCTCCGTCTGAGCGAGCGTGTCTACCGCTGTGAGGCATGCGGCCTTGTGCTGGACCGGGACGAGAACGCGGCGCGGAACCTCGCGGCCCTGGTGGCCGCCGTCGCCGGGAGTGGACCGGAGACGATAAACGCCCGCGGAGGGGACGTAAGACCCGGGATTTCCGGGCTGACCCCGATGAAGCGGGAAGCCGGCGGCGCGTGAGCGCGCAAGACCGGCGCCCCCGCCTGGTGACAGGCGGGTGCTCGGAACAGATTTCTATGGTCCGAGCAACGGTTGCCTAGCAGGTTGTTCAGGTAGTAGCGCCCCAGCCGCGGCGCCTGGCCCAGCGCCGGGTGGATCATCACCGCCAGCCCGAGCGCCTCCGCGGCGGCCCAGAAGGGTTCGAGCTCGCCCGCGTCCAGCTCGCGGCCGTCCACCTGCGTGCCCACCATCACGCCCGCCGCGCCCATGGCCGCCGCCCGCTCCGCCTCCCGCGCCGCCGCCTCCGCCCAGGGCAGCGGCACCGTGGCCAGCCAGCGGAACCGCTCCGGCCGGGAGGCGGCCGCCCGCGCCAGCTCCTCGTTGGCGGCGGCGTGGTAGCGGATCGCTGCCGGGCGGGGCAGGTCGTAGCCGTAGGCCTCGGCCCAGAAGGAGAGGAGCTGGAGGTCGACGCCCAGCGCATCCATGTGCGCCAGCCGCCCCTCCAGGTCGGTCATGGCCTCGGGGAAGGGGCGCGTGGCCGAACGCGGGAAGCGCAGGCGGGGCGAACCGCCCTCCGAGAGAAGCTCCGCCTCCGGTCCCGCCTCGCCCGCGGCGACGCGCTCCAAAAGCCGGGGAGGCACGTGATGGGCATGGACGTCGATGACCAGAGCGGCTCCCTCCCCGACTCCGCTTCGCCGTTCTGCAATCGATCTCCTCCGACCTCCCGCGGGGCAGGGGAGCGCGCGCCTCCCGTGGTATTGGCTGGCCACGAGGCTTTCGGGCCCGGTGAGAGCGCGGAGAGGGGGCGAGCGCATGGAGGGCGAGCGGGGGACGGTGCGTGCGGCGGGCGGGCGGTGGCAGGCCGGGCGGAGGGAGGACCGGCGCCTCCTGACGGGGCGGGGCCGCTTCGTGGGCGACCTGGAGGTGCCCGGCACGCTGGAGCTGGCGCTGCTGCGCAGCCCCTACGCGCACGCGCGGGTGCGCCGCCTGGAGACGGGGGGCGCGGCCGCGCTGCCCGGGGTGGCGGCGGTGCTGGACGGAGGCGAGCTGGAGCGGCGGGCGCCTCGGCTCCAGGCGGCCACGGTGCAGCCGGCGCTGGCCGCGGGGGAGGTGGCCTACGCCGGCCAGCCGCTGGTGGCGGTGGTCGCCGCCGACCGCTACCGGGCCGAGGACGCGCTGGAGGCCGTCGAGGTCGCCTACGAGCCGCTGCCGGTGGTGGCCGAGGCGCGCCGGGCGCTGGAGGAGGACGCTCCGCGGAGCCTCCTGGCGCGTCCCTCCAACCTCTGTTCCGAGCGGACGGTGGCGTACGGCGACGTGGAGGCTGCGCTGGCCGAGGCGGAGGTGGTGGTGGAGGAGGAGCTGGCCATCGGTCGGGCCACGGCCCAGCCGCTGGAAGGAAGGGCGATCCTGGCGGTGCCGGAGGCGACCGGCGGGCTGACCGTCTGGGCGGCGCACCAGGCGCCCCACCAGCTGCGCGCCGTACTGGCGGCGGCGCTGGGGCTGGAGGAGCGGCTGGTCCGCGTCGTCACGCCCGATGTGGGCGGCGGCTTCGGGGTGAAGAACGGCGTCTACCCCGAGGACCTGCTGGCGGCCTGGCTGGCGCTGGAGACGGGGAGGCCGGTCCGCTTCCTGGAGGACCGGCGGGAGCACTTCCTCTCGATCAACCACGAGCGCGAGCAGCTGCACCGCGTCCGGCTGGCGGCGCGACGCGACGGGCGGCTCCTGGCGCTGGACGACGAGCTGCTCAGTGACGTGGGCGCCTTCCCGCCGCGCATCCCCATCGGCCTGGTCACCGCCACCGCCATGCCCGGGCCCTACCATCTCCCGGCCTTCCGCTGCCGCGTGCGCGAGGTCTTCACCAACAAGGTGCCCATCGGGCCCTACCGTGGCGCGGGAAGGCCGCAAGGCAACTTCGTCATGGAGCGGATGATGGACCGGCTGGCGCGACGGCTGGGGATGGACCCGGTGGAGCTGCGCCGGCGGAACCTGATCCGCCCCGAGGAGATGCCCTACGCCACCGGCATTCCCTACCGGGGCGGTGCCGGGCGGGTGGTCTACGACTCGGGCGACTATCCGGAGGCGCTCCGCCGGGCGGTGGAACGGGCGGAAGTGGAGGCGTGGCGGGCCGAGCAGGAGAGGGCGAGGCGGGAGGGGCGCTGGCTGGGCGTGGGCGTGGCGGTCTATGTGGAGGACACGGGCGGCGGCCCCTTCGAAACGGCCACCGCCCGCCTGGATCCCAGCGGCCGCATCGTCGTCGCCAGCGGCTCGCCCGCCCAGGGCCAGGGCCACGAGACCACCTTCGCCCGGGTGGCGGCCGAGGCCCTGGGCGTGGAGGAGGAGCGGGTGACGGTGGTGGCCAGCGACACCGCGCAGGTGCCGGCCGGCATCGGCACCTTCGGCAGCCGCGGCGTGGCCATGGGGGGGAGCGCGGTCCATGAGGCGGCGGCGGAGCTGCGCCGGCGCATCCTGCAGGCGGCCAGCCGGCTGCTGGAGGCGGGCGAGCACGACCTGCGCCTTGAGGAGGGCCAGGTGCGCGTCCAGGGCGTGCCCGGCCTCCGCCTCTCCCTGGCCGAGCTGGTCCGGCGGCTGCGGGCGGGCGAGGTTCAAGAGGAAGGGCGCGCGCTGGTCGACCTGGAGGCGACGGCCGCCTTCGCCCCCGGCGCGCCCACCTTCGCCGACGGCGCCCACGTGGCGGTGGTGGAGGTGGATGCGGAGACCGGGGCGGTGCGGGTGCTTCGCTACGTGGTCGTCCACGACTGCGGGCACATGATCGACCCGCCGCTGGTGGAGGGGCAGGTGCGCGGCGGCGTCATGTACGGCCTGAGCGGCGCGCTCCTGGAGGAGCTGGTCTACGACGGGCAGGGGCAGCTCCTCACCAGCACGCTGGCCGACTACCCGCTTCCTTCCGCGGTCGAGATGCCCCGGGTCG is a window encoding:
- a CDS encoding xanthine dehydrogenase family protein molybdopterin-binding subunit translates to MEGERGTVRAAGGRWQAGRREDRRLLTGRGRFVGDLEVPGTLELALLRSPYAHARVRRLETGGAAALPGVAAVLDGGELERRAPRLQAATVQPALAAGEVAYAGQPLVAVVAADRYRAEDALEAVEVAYEPLPVVAEARRALEEDAPRSLLARPSNLCSERTVAYGDVEAALAEAEVVVEEELAIGRATAQPLEGRAILAVPEATGGLTVWAAHQAPHQLRAVLAAALGLEERLVRVVTPDVGGGFGVKNGVYPEDLLAAWLALETGRPVRFLEDRREHFLSINHEREQLHRVRLAARRDGRLLALDDELLSDVGAFPPRIPIGLVTATAMPGPYHLPAFRCRVREVFTNKVPIGPYRGAGRPQGNFVMERMMDRLARRLGMDPVELRRRNLIRPEEMPYATGIPYRGGAGRVVYDSGDYPEALRRAVERAEVEAWRAEQERARREGRWLGVGVAVYVEDTGGGPFETATARLDPSGRIVVASGSPAQGQGHETTFARVAAEALGVEEERVTVVASDTAQVPAGIGTFGSRGVAMGGSAVHEAAAELRRRILQAASRLLEAGEHDLRLEEGQVRVQGVPGLRLSLAELVRRLRAGEVQEEGRALVDLEATAAFAPGAPTFADGAHVAVVEVDAETGAVRVLRYVVVHDCGHMIDPPLVEGQVRGGVMYGLSGALLEELVYDGQGQLLTSTLADYPLPSAVEMPRVEIDHLESPSPLNPLGAKGAGEGGTIPALAALANAVEDALAPLGVVVRRLPMTPARVRAWIEEAAAGRGRERA
- the tnpB gene encoding IS607 family element transposase accessory protein TnpB, which gives rise to MRMYQAFRFALDPSPRAARMLASHAGARRFVFNWGLALVKERLDARRRGEAVEVPWTLPALRREWNRQKEAVAPWWRENSKEAYSSGLEGLARALRAWSESRRGRRKGRRVGFPRFRKKGRGRESVGFTTGAIRVDDKSHVVLPRIGRVRTHEPTTALLARIEAGEARILRATVSREGGRWFVSFTCEVERVPGRPKWPDAIVGVDTGIRHLAVLSTGDSVPNPRPLEKALRKLARLNRELARRRPGSRNREETGRQLTRAHALVAHIRRDAMHKLTHHLATSYGTVVVEKLGVSGMARNRRLARALHDAALGELRRQLEYKCAWYGSELVEADPFYPSSKRCSRCGSVKEHLRLSERVYRCEACGLVLDRDENAARNLAALVAAVAGSGPETINARGGDVRPGISGLTPMKREAGGA